A region of the Cloacibacillus sp. genome:
GGATTCCCGCGGTTCGACGCAGATAAAGGCCCCCTCCTCCCCTTCGCCGCCCTCATATAGCGTTCTGCCCCAGGGGTCGATCACCGCGGAGCGTCCGCCGAAGACGTCGCCGTCGGTGGCGCCGACCATGTTGCAGGCGGCGACGAACATCATATTTTCAATAGCCCTCGCGCGCAGCAGCGTGCTCCAGTGCTCTATCCTCGACACGGGCCATTCGGCGGAGACGAGACAGAGCTGCGCGCCGGCGAGAGCGCCCATACGCAACCACTCACAGAAGCGCAGGTCGTAGCAGATCGCGTTGCTTATCTTGACGCCGCCTATCTCAAAGAGTCCGGGTGCGGAGCCAGCACGCAGATATTTTTCCTCGTCCATCATCGGCACGAGATGGACCTTGTCGTAATGCGCGAGATATTCGCCCTGCGGGTTGACAAGAAGCGCGCGGTTCACCGCCCCCTCCTCGGTCATCGCGAGGACGGAACCGCCGGCGAACCAGACGTTATAGCGCCGCGCGAGGCCGCCCAAAAACTCCGCCGCCTGCGCCGCGCCGCGGTCGGCGTATCTCCCGGCCT
Encoded here:
- a CDS encoding nitrilase-related carbon-nitrogen hydrolase; translated protein: MLRIGLAQIEVKPGDRVENFKTVERWMEKYHTPSDVETIVVLPEIFDVGYVIGEAGRYADRGAAQAAEFLGGLARRYNVWFAGGSVLAMTEEGAVNRALLVNPQGEYLAHYDKVHLVPMMDEEKYLRAGSAPGLFEIGGVKISNAICYDLRFCEWLRMGALAGAQLCLVSAEWPVSRIEHWSTLLRARAIENMMFVAACNMVGATDGDVFGGRSAVIDPWGRTLYEGGEGEEGAFICVEPRESDEIRGFIKAFDMRRPELYQL